From a single Tachypleus tridentatus isolate NWPU-2018 chromosome 6, ASM421037v1, whole genome shotgun sequence genomic region:
- the LOC143252181 gene encoding ragulator complex protein LAMTOR1-like isoform X1 encodes MGCCFSCGDDDESSQHEDPNERTTLLSKPLEESSERTTLSNPLEESSERTTLSNPLEKPSEEKTTLSNPTSGSTSLGPSEGYTRIPYVLSEKDKQILLDRLLQEVHEKMVNVTDTPYIPLGQKEFMDRARQYRREVASNVVDFTHPEKPPVFVDFETPEAGLSVAPIPQKDLKLLNEACDNVLMAVKEIKVEHREDLVVPYVAP; translated from the exons ATGGGTTGTTGTTTCAGTTGTGGTGATGATGATGAAAGTTCACAG cATGAAGATCCAAATGAAAGGACAACGCTGTTAAGTAAACCT cttgAAGAATCAAGTGAAAGGACAACACTGAGTAACCCT cttGAAGAATCGAGTGAAAGGACAACACTGAGTAACCCT cttGAAAAACCAAGTGAAGAAAAGACAACACTGAGTAACCCTACAAGTGGCTCTACAAGTTTAGGTCCTAg tgaagGTTATACAAGGATACCATACGTACTTAGTGAAAAAGATAAGCAGATATTACTTGATAGACTTTTACAAGAAGTTCAtga AAAGATGGTTAATGTAACAGATACGCCATATATCCCACTGGGACAGAAAGAATTCATGGATAGAGCTCGTCAGTATAGGCGTGAAGTTGCATCAAATGTTGTGGACTTTACACATCCTGAAAAGCCACCTGTATTTGTTGACTTTGAAACTCCAGAAGCAGGTCTTTCAGTTGCTCCAATACCTCAAAAGGATTTAAAATTG ctgAATGAAGCTTGTGATAATGTACTGATGGCCGTTAAAGAAATCAAGGTTGAACACAGGGAAGATCTTGTAGTTCCATATGTAGCTCCTTGA
- the LOC143252181 gene encoding ragulator complex protein LAMTOR1-like isoform X2, with product MGCCFSCGDDDESSQHEDPNERTTLLSKPLEESSERTTLSNPLEKPSEEKTTLSNPTSGSTSLGPSEGYTRIPYVLSEKDKQILLDRLLQEVHEKMVNVTDTPYIPLGQKEFMDRARQYRREVASNVVDFTHPEKPPVFVDFETPEAGLSVAPIPQKDLKLLNEACDNVLMAVKEIKVEHREDLVVPYVAP from the exons ATGGGTTGTTGTTTCAGTTGTGGTGATGATGATGAAAGTTCACAG cATGAAGATCCAAATGAAAGGACAACGCTGTTAAGTAAACCT cttgAAGAATCAAGTGAAAGGACAACACTGAGTAACCCT cttGAAAAACCAAGTGAAGAAAAGACAACACTGAGTAACCCTACAAGTGGCTCTACAAGTTTAGGTCCTAg tgaagGTTATACAAGGATACCATACGTACTTAGTGAAAAAGATAAGCAGATATTACTTGATAGACTTTTACAAGAAGTTCAtga AAAGATGGTTAATGTAACAGATACGCCATATATCCCACTGGGACAGAAAGAATTCATGGATAGAGCTCGTCAGTATAGGCGTGAAGTTGCATCAAATGTTGTGGACTTTACACATCCTGAAAAGCCACCTGTATTTGTTGACTTTGAAACTCCAGAAGCAGGTCTTTCAGTTGCTCCAATACCTCAAAAGGATTTAAAATTG ctgAATGAAGCTTGTGATAATGTACTGATGGCCGTTAAAGAAATCAAGGTTGAACACAGGGAAGATCTTGTAGTTCCATATGTAGCTCCTTGA
- the LOC143252181 gene encoding ragulator complex protein LAMTOR1-like isoform X3: MGCCFSCGDDDESSQHEDPNERTTLLSKPLEESSERTTLSNPLEESSERTTLSNPLEKPSEEKTTLSNPTSGSTSLGPRKMVNVTDTPYIPLGQKEFMDRARQYRREVASNVVDFTHPEKPPVFVDFETPEAGLSVAPIPQKDLKLLNEACDNVLMAVKEIKVEHREDLVVPYVAP, translated from the exons ATGGGTTGTTGTTTCAGTTGTGGTGATGATGATGAAAGTTCACAG cATGAAGATCCAAATGAAAGGACAACGCTGTTAAGTAAACCT cttgAAGAATCAAGTGAAAGGACAACACTGAGTAACCCT cttGAAGAATCGAGTGAAAGGACAACACTGAGTAACCCT cttGAAAAACCAAGTGAAGAAAAGACAACACTGAGTAACCCTACAAGTGGCTCTACAAGTTTAGGTCCTAg AAAGATGGTTAATGTAACAGATACGCCATATATCCCACTGGGACAGAAAGAATTCATGGATAGAGCTCGTCAGTATAGGCGTGAAGTTGCATCAAATGTTGTGGACTTTACACATCCTGAAAAGCCACCTGTATTTGTTGACTTTGAAACTCCAGAAGCAGGTCTTTCAGTTGCTCCAATACCTCAAAAGGATTTAAAATTG ctgAATGAAGCTTGTGATAATGTACTGATGGCCGTTAAAGAAATCAAGGTTGAACACAGGGAAGATCTTGTAGTTCCATATGTAGCTCCTTGA